One genomic window of Etheostoma spectabile isolate EspeVRDwgs_2016 chromosome 5, UIUC_Espe_1.0, whole genome shotgun sequence includes the following:
- the LOC116689612 gene encoding ceramide transfer protein isoform X3, translating to MLGPANHRDCSSVLLCFGCWNGRMAESGYGSETSLRRHGSMLSLTSAASALSATSTSSFKKGHRLREKLAEMETFRDILCRQVDTLQKYFDTCADVVSKDEFQRDKVLEEDEEEFPTTTRPNGEYNHNNNGSKEKLCPPASPKCMNGIDFKGEAITFKATTAGILSTLSHCIELMVKQEDSWQKRLDKELEKRRRVEDAYKSAMYEMKKKSHYGGPDYEEGPNSLINEDEFFDAVEAALDRQDKIEEQCQSEKVRIPRRTLVPPGDIYSTIGTHRFATKPHSHSSSLSSVELVSASDDIHRFSTQVEEMVQNHMTYSLQDVGGDANWQLVIEEGEMKVYRREVEENGIVLDPLKATHSVKGVTGHEVCHYFWDTAVRLDWETTIENFNVVETLSDTAIIVYQTHKRVWPASQRDVLYLSAIRKILATNENDPDTWLVCNFSVDHDNALPTNRCVRAKINVAMICQTLVSPPEGDKEISRDNILCKITYVANVNPGGWAPASVLRAVAKREYPKFLKRFTSYVQEKTAGKPILF from the exons ATGTTGGGGCCAGCAAACCATCGGGACTGCAGCAgtgtcctgctctgctttgGGTGTTGGAATGGCCGAATG GCAGAGTCTGGTTATGGTTCAGAAACCAGTCTCAGGCGTCATGGTTCCATGTTGTCTCTCACGTCAGCAGCCAGTGCCTTGTCTGCCACATCCACATCCTCCTTCAAG AAGGGGCACAGGTTGCGTGAGAAGCTAGCAGAAATGGAAACATTCAGGGACATTCTGTGCAGACAAGTGGACACCCTGCAGAAATACTTTGACACCTGTGCTGACGTTGTCTCCAAAGATGAATTTCAGAGAGACAAAG TACTAGAGGAGGACGAAGAAGAATTTCCTACCACTACAAGACCCAATGGCGAATATAATCACAACAACAATGGCAGCAAAGAGAAAT TGTGCCCCCCCGCCAGTCCCAAATGTATGAATGGAATAGACTTCAAGGGTGAGGCCATCACCTTTAAGGCCACCACAGCAGGCATCCTCTCCACCTTGTCTCACTGCATCGAACTGATGGTTAAACAAGAGGACAGCTGGCAGAAGAGACTGGACAAG GAGCtcgagaagaggaggagggtagAAGATGCCTACAAGTCTGCTATgtatgaaatgaagaaaaagtcACACTACGGAGGCCCAGACTACGAG GAGGGGCCCAACAGTCTGATCAATGAGGATGAGTTTTTTGACGCGGTGGAAGCCGCACTGGACAGACAGGACAAGATAGAGGAGCAG TGCCAGTCAGAGAAGGTTAGGATACCTCGACGAACTCTGGTTCCTCCAGGAGACATCTACTCCACCATCGGTACACACCGATTTGCCACCAAG CCCCATAGCCATTCTTCTTCCCTCTCCTCCGTTGAGCTTGTCAGTGCTTCAGATGACATTCACAGATTCAGCACTCAG GTGGAGGAGATGGTGCAGAATCATATGACTTACTCTCTTCAGGACGTGGGTGGAGATGCCAACTGGCAGCTGGTAATAGAAGAAGGAGAGATGAAG GTGTACAGGAGAGAAGTCGAGGAGAACGGTATTGTGCTGGATCCTCTCAAAGCTACGCATTCTGTGAAGGGGGTGACAGGACACGAGGTCTGCCACTACTTCTGGGACACGGCTGTCCGACTGGACTGGGAGA CCACCATTGAGAATTTCAACGTTGTGGAAACTCTGTCGGATACTGCCATCATTGTTTACCAGACTCACAAG agAGTGTGGCCTGCCTCTCAGAGAGACGTGCTCTATCTGTCAGCCATCAGGAAGATCTTGGCAACAAACGAAAATGATCCTGACACATGGCTGGTCTGCAACTTCTCTGTTGACCACGACAATGCCCTT CCCACAAACCGGTGCGTTCGTGCCAAAATCAATGTTGCTATGATCTGCCAAACGCTGGTCAGCCCACCAGAGGGTGATAAAGAGATCAGCAGAGACAACATCCTTTGTAAGATCACTTATGTTGCCAATG TAAACCCAGGAGGCTGGGCTCCAGCCTCAGTCCTCAGGGCAGTGGCCAAGAGAGAGTATCCCAAGTTCCTCAAGCGCTTCACCTCCTACGTCCAGGAGAAAACTGCCGGGAAGCCCATCCTCTTCTGA
- the LOC116689612 gene encoding ceramide transfer protein isoform X1, which produces MSEKSSSSGSDEDVDPESGQPVELGGVLSKWTNYIHGWQDRWVVLKNNTLSYYKSEDEREYGCRGSLCLSKAVITPHEFDECRFDISVNDSVWYLRAEDPEHRLQWIESIELHKAESGYGSETSLRRHGSMLSLTSAASALSATSTSSFKKGHRLREKLAEMETFRDILCRQVDTLQKYFDTCADVVSKDEFQRDKVLEEDEEEFPTTTRPNGEYNHNNNGSKEKLCPPASPKCMNGIDFKGEAITFKATTAGILSTLSHCIELMVKQEDSWQKRLDKELEKRRRVEDAYKSAMYEMKKKSHYGGPDYEEGPNSLINEDEFFDAVEAALDRQDKIEEQCQSEKVRIPRRTLVPPGDIYSTIGTHRFATKPHSHSSSLSSVELVSASDDIHRFSTQVEEMVQNHMTYSLQDVGGDANWQLVIEEGEMKVYRREVEENGIVLDPLKATHSVKGVTGHEVCHYFWDTAVRLDWETTIENFNVVETLSDTAIIVYQTHKRVWPASQRDVLYLSAIRKILATNENDPDTWLVCNFSVDHDNALPTNRCVRAKINVAMICQTLVSPPEGDKEISRDNILCKITYVANVNPGGWAPASVLRAVAKREYPKFLKRFTSYVQEKTAGKPILF; this is translated from the exons ATGTCCGAAAAGAGTTCATCGTCCGGTTCCGATGAGGATGTGGACCCTGAATCCGGGCAGCCTGTGGAGCTCGGAGGCGTCTTAAGCAAG tggACTAATTACATACACGGGTGGCAGGACCGATGGGTCGTGTTGAAAAACAATACTTTGAGTTACTACAAGTCGGAGGATGAACGGGAATATGGCTGCAGGGGGTCTTTGTGCCTCAGCAAGGCTGTGATCACA CCTCATGAGTTTGACGAGTGTCGTTTTGACATCAGCGTGAACGACAGCGTTTGGTACCTCAGAGCTGAAGATCCTGAGCACAGACTCCAGTGGATTGAGTCGATAGAACTTCACAAG GCAGAGTCTGGTTATGGTTCAGAAACCAGTCTCAGGCGTCATGGTTCCATGTTGTCTCTCACGTCAGCAGCCAGTGCCTTGTCTGCCACATCCACATCCTCCTTCAAG AAGGGGCACAGGTTGCGTGAGAAGCTAGCAGAAATGGAAACATTCAGGGACATTCTGTGCAGACAAGTGGACACCCTGCAGAAATACTTTGACACCTGTGCTGACGTTGTCTCCAAAGATGAATTTCAGAGAGACAAAG TACTAGAGGAGGACGAAGAAGAATTTCCTACCACTACAAGACCCAATGGCGAATATAATCACAACAACAATGGCAGCAAAGAGAAAT TGTGCCCCCCCGCCAGTCCCAAATGTATGAATGGAATAGACTTCAAGGGTGAGGCCATCACCTTTAAGGCCACCACAGCAGGCATCCTCTCCACCTTGTCTCACTGCATCGAACTGATGGTTAAACAAGAGGACAGCTGGCAGAAGAGACTGGACAAG GAGCtcgagaagaggaggagggtagAAGATGCCTACAAGTCTGCTATgtatgaaatgaagaaaaagtcACACTACGGAGGCCCAGACTACGAG GAGGGGCCCAACAGTCTGATCAATGAGGATGAGTTTTTTGACGCGGTGGAAGCCGCACTGGACAGACAGGACAAGATAGAGGAGCAG TGCCAGTCAGAGAAGGTTAGGATACCTCGACGAACTCTGGTTCCTCCAGGAGACATCTACTCCACCATCGGTACACACCGATTTGCCACCAAG CCCCATAGCCATTCTTCTTCCCTCTCCTCCGTTGAGCTTGTCAGTGCTTCAGATGACATTCACAGATTCAGCACTCAG GTGGAGGAGATGGTGCAGAATCATATGACTTACTCTCTTCAGGACGTGGGTGGAGATGCCAACTGGCAGCTGGTAATAGAAGAAGGAGAGATGAAG GTGTACAGGAGAGAAGTCGAGGAGAACGGTATTGTGCTGGATCCTCTCAAAGCTACGCATTCTGTGAAGGGGGTGACAGGACACGAGGTCTGCCACTACTTCTGGGACACGGCTGTCCGACTGGACTGGGAGA CCACCATTGAGAATTTCAACGTTGTGGAAACTCTGTCGGATACTGCCATCATTGTTTACCAGACTCACAAG agAGTGTGGCCTGCCTCTCAGAGAGACGTGCTCTATCTGTCAGCCATCAGGAAGATCTTGGCAACAAACGAAAATGATCCTGACACATGGCTGGTCTGCAACTTCTCTGTTGACCACGACAATGCCCTT CCCACAAACCGGTGCGTTCGTGCCAAAATCAATGTTGCTATGATCTGCCAAACGCTGGTCAGCCCACCAGAGGGTGATAAAGAGATCAGCAGAGACAACATCCTTTGTAAGATCACTTATGTTGCCAATG TAAACCCAGGAGGCTGGGCTCCAGCCTCAGTCCTCAGGGCAGTGGCCAAGAGAGAGTATCCCAAGTTCCTCAAGCGCTTCACCTCCTACGTCCAGGAGAAAACTGCCGGGAAGCCCATCCTCTTCTGA
- the LOC116689612 gene encoding ceramide transfer protein isoform X2, producing MSEKSSSSGSDEDVDPESGQPVELGGVLSKWTNYIHGWQDRWVVLKNNTLSYYKSEDEREYGCRGSLCLSKAVITPHEFDECRFDISVNDSVWYLRAEDPEHRLQWIESIELHKAESGYGSETSLRRHGSMLSLTSAASALSATSTSSFKKGHRLREKLAEMETFRDILCRQVDTLQKYFDTCADVVSKDEFQRDKVLEEDEEEFPTTTRPNGEYNHNNNGSKEKLCPPASPKCMNGIDFKGEAITFKATTAGILSTLSHCIELMVKQEDSWQKRLDKELEKRRRVEDAYKSAMYEMKKKSHYGGPDYEEGPNSLINEDEFFDAVEAALDRQDKIEEQCQSEKVRIPRRTLVPPGDIYSTIGTHRFATKVEEMVQNHMTYSLQDVGGDANWQLVIEEGEMKVYRREVEENGIVLDPLKATHSVKGVTGHEVCHYFWDTAVRLDWETTIENFNVVETLSDTAIIVYQTHKRVWPASQRDVLYLSAIRKILATNENDPDTWLVCNFSVDHDNALPTNRCVRAKINVAMICQTLVSPPEGDKEISRDNILCKITYVANVNPGGWAPASVLRAVAKREYPKFLKRFTSYVQEKTAGKPILF from the exons ATGTCCGAAAAGAGTTCATCGTCCGGTTCCGATGAGGATGTGGACCCTGAATCCGGGCAGCCTGTGGAGCTCGGAGGCGTCTTAAGCAAG tggACTAATTACATACACGGGTGGCAGGACCGATGGGTCGTGTTGAAAAACAATACTTTGAGTTACTACAAGTCGGAGGATGAACGGGAATATGGCTGCAGGGGGTCTTTGTGCCTCAGCAAGGCTGTGATCACA CCTCATGAGTTTGACGAGTGTCGTTTTGACATCAGCGTGAACGACAGCGTTTGGTACCTCAGAGCTGAAGATCCTGAGCACAGACTCCAGTGGATTGAGTCGATAGAACTTCACAAG GCAGAGTCTGGTTATGGTTCAGAAACCAGTCTCAGGCGTCATGGTTCCATGTTGTCTCTCACGTCAGCAGCCAGTGCCTTGTCTGCCACATCCACATCCTCCTTCAAG AAGGGGCACAGGTTGCGTGAGAAGCTAGCAGAAATGGAAACATTCAGGGACATTCTGTGCAGACAAGTGGACACCCTGCAGAAATACTTTGACACCTGTGCTGACGTTGTCTCCAAAGATGAATTTCAGAGAGACAAAG TACTAGAGGAGGACGAAGAAGAATTTCCTACCACTACAAGACCCAATGGCGAATATAATCACAACAACAATGGCAGCAAAGAGAAAT TGTGCCCCCCCGCCAGTCCCAAATGTATGAATGGAATAGACTTCAAGGGTGAGGCCATCACCTTTAAGGCCACCACAGCAGGCATCCTCTCCACCTTGTCTCACTGCATCGAACTGATGGTTAAACAAGAGGACAGCTGGCAGAAGAGACTGGACAAG GAGCtcgagaagaggaggagggtagAAGATGCCTACAAGTCTGCTATgtatgaaatgaagaaaaagtcACACTACGGAGGCCCAGACTACGAG GAGGGGCCCAACAGTCTGATCAATGAGGATGAGTTTTTTGACGCGGTGGAAGCCGCACTGGACAGACAGGACAAGATAGAGGAGCAG TGCCAGTCAGAGAAGGTTAGGATACCTCGACGAACTCTGGTTCCTCCAGGAGACATCTACTCCACCATCGGTACACACCGATTTGCCACCAAG GTGGAGGAGATGGTGCAGAATCATATGACTTACTCTCTTCAGGACGTGGGTGGAGATGCCAACTGGCAGCTGGTAATAGAAGAAGGAGAGATGAAG GTGTACAGGAGAGAAGTCGAGGAGAACGGTATTGTGCTGGATCCTCTCAAAGCTACGCATTCTGTGAAGGGGGTGACAGGACACGAGGTCTGCCACTACTTCTGGGACACGGCTGTCCGACTGGACTGGGAGA CCACCATTGAGAATTTCAACGTTGTGGAAACTCTGTCGGATACTGCCATCATTGTTTACCAGACTCACAAG agAGTGTGGCCTGCCTCTCAGAGAGACGTGCTCTATCTGTCAGCCATCAGGAAGATCTTGGCAACAAACGAAAATGATCCTGACACATGGCTGGTCTGCAACTTCTCTGTTGACCACGACAATGCCCTT CCCACAAACCGGTGCGTTCGTGCCAAAATCAATGTTGCTATGATCTGCCAAACGCTGGTCAGCCCACCAGAGGGTGATAAAGAGATCAGCAGAGACAACATCCTTTGTAAGATCACTTATGTTGCCAATG TAAACCCAGGAGGCTGGGCTCCAGCCTCAGTCCTCAGGGCAGTGGCCAAGAGAGAGTATCCCAAGTTCCTCAAGCGCTTCACCTCCTACGTCCAGGAGAAAACTGCCGGGAAGCCCATCCTCTTCTGA
- the polk gene encoding DNA polymerase kappa has translation MENGVDYSKGEGFLSRMALNDNKAGMEGLDRDKINKIIMESSKGSRFYENELKREQQVNQRIEKMMLQKAQITEQQLKKAQAEVERMATELERRRDLSRVIVHVDMDAFYAAVETRDCPELKDKPMAVGSMSMLSTSNYHARKYGVRAAMPGFIAKKLCPNLVIVPTNFVKYTAVSAEVREIFAEYDPHFQPMSLDEAYLDFTDHLEQRQSWPESLRTHRFRTSSAATGEKQIKLPQEAVPEEKDLSPVLFDDSPSSSPNLSGSEGVRAAGGEFEVFGTSVEEAVREMRFRIEQKTMLTASAGIAPNTMLAKVCSDKNKPNGQYRLPSTREAVMDFVQNLPVRKVSGIGKVSEKMLNALGISSCSHLGQQMALLSLLFSETAWHHLMQVSLGLGSTFIPRHEERKSMSTERTFKELSKVEEQLSLCRVLCEDLAEDMTKEGLKGKTVTLKLKNVNFEVKTRALTLTYAVATVDEIFAVAKDLLKMEIDNESPKPLRLRLMGVRISAFVSLDDKKPLQRSIIGFLQPGKADSSGSSQGINQNLDKAHLSNHSFQTGPLACLPLAQNCQRQDEVPCGSKPRGLEGGQPGDQPKQSFFQRAHAKRLQLQAANASVKEEGLGENAFMIASTDTCAQTDVESSTKANKSNGTASDLSENDIVSPVEAHASTSGCGAAVSESLTCPVCFRQVETTDLNVFNRHIDQCLSDASVKPNQFSVSDTESDLDLENHQKECEEVESNGVDPQEDQRSVENDSRQTVLLISSDNKTPTSSQPKSHNDKVPILICPVCQLSQDSDDLTIFNHHVDLCLNQEVLHELGGQILSPINPPSVINSKALDRSRLLPTQASKGKTKRRDSPSSPPSKKAKGLGPRNTIDKFFR, from the exons ATGGAGAATGGGGTTGATTACTCCAAAGGAGAGGGCTTCCTTTCTAGGATGGCCCTCAATGACAACAAGGCTGGTATGGAGGGTCTTGACAGAGACAAGATCAACAAGATCATCATGGAGTCATCCAAG GGATCTAGGTTTTACGAGAATGAGCTGAAGAGAGAGCAGCAGGTGAACCAGCGCATTGAGAAAATGATGCTACAAAAGGCACAGATCACAGAACAACAGTTAAAGAAAGCACAGGCTGAA GTCGAGAGGATGGCCACCGAGCTGGAGAGAAGACGTGATCTCAGCCGTGTGATTGTTCATGTGGACATGGATGCTTTCTACGCTGCTGTGGAGACAAGAGACTGTCCTGAGCTGAAGGACAAGCCCATGGCTGTAGGATCCATGAGCATGCTG TCCACATCTAACTACCATGCCAGGAAGTATGGGGTCCGAGCTGCCATGCCTGGCTTCATTGCAAAGAAACTCTGCCCCAACTTAGTTATTGTTCCAACCAACTTTGTTAAATACACAGCTGTAAGTGCTGAG GTCCGGGAGATTTTTGCAGAGTATGACCCTCATTTCCAGCCAATGAGCCTGGATGAAGCCTATCTGGATTTTACGGACCACCTGGAACAGAGGCAGAGCTGGCCAGAATCCTTGCGTACACATCGCTTCCGCACCAGCAGCGCCGCTACAG gtgAAAAGCAGATTAAGCTTCCCCAGGAGGCAGTGCCAGAGGAGAAGGACCTCTCTCCGGTCCTGTTTGACGACAGCCCGAGCTCCTCTCCCAATTTGTCGGGCTCTGAAGGTGTCAGAGCTGCTGGTGGTGAGTTCGAGGTGTTCGGGACGTCTGTTGAGGAGGCTGTGAGAGAGATGCGCTTCCGCATTGAGCAGAAGACCATGCTGACCGCCAGTGCAG GAATTGCTCCAAACACGATGCTTGCCAAGGTGTGCAGTGACAAGAACAAGCCCAACGGCCAATACAGACTCCCCTCCACTAGAGAGGCCGTCATGGACTTCGTCCAGAATCTCCCAGTTCGCAAA GTTTCTGGCATAGGGAAGGTGAGTGAGAAGATGCTAAATGCGCTGGGCATCAGTAGCTGTTCTCATCTTGGCCAGCAGATGGCGTTGCTGTCGTTGTTGTTCTCGGAGACAGCCTGGCATCATCTCATGCAGGTTTCCCTGGGTCTGGGCTCCACATTTATACCTAG acatgaagaaagaaaaagcatgAGTACAGAAAG GACATTTAAAGAACTGAGTAAAGTAGAGGAGCAGTTGTCTTTATGCAGGGTGCTCTGTGAAGACTTAGCAGAAGACATGACGAAAGAAGGTCTAAAG GGTAAAACAGTAACACTGAAGCTAAAGAACGTGAACTTTGAGGTAAAAACCAGGGCGCTGACGCTGACGTATGCTGTTGCCACAGTGGATGAGATCTTTGCGGTTGCTAAGGACCTACTGAAAATGGAAATCGACAATGAAAGCCCCAAGCCACTCAGATTGAGGCTCATGG GTGTTAGAATCTCCGCCTTTGTCAGTTTGGATGATAAAAAGCCCCTGCAGAGGAGCATCATTGGCTTTCTTCAGCCAGGCAAGGCAGACTCTAGTGGCTCTTCCCAAGGAATTAATCAAAATCTTGATAAAGCACATCTCTCCAATCACTCCTTCCAAACTGGGCCCCTTGCTTGTCTTCCCCTGGCCCAGAATTGCCAGAGACAAGATGAAGTTCCCTGTGGGAGTAAGCCGAGGGGATTAGAGGGGGGCCAACCTGGTGATCAACCCAAACAGTCTTTCTTCCAAAGGGCTCATGCCAAGAGACTGCAACTCCAGGCAGCAAATGCAAGCGTCAAAGAAGAAGGACTTGGGGAGAATGCTTTTATGATTGCTTCCACAGACACTTGTGCTCAAACAGATGTAGAATCATCAACAAAAGCAAACAAGAGTAACGGTACAGCATCAGATCTCTCAGAAAATGACATTGTCTCCCCCGTAGAGGCCCATGCATCCACATCAGGCTGTGGCGCCGCAGTGTCGGAGAGCCTCACCTGTCCGGTGTGTTTTAGGCAGGTGGAGACGACTGATTTGAATGTCTTCAACAGACATATAGACCAGTGTCTCAGTGATGCCTCTGTAAAGCCAAACCAATTCTCAGTTTCTGACACAGAGTCAGATCTGGACCTAGAGAATCATCAGAAAGAATGTGAAGAGGTAGAGTCCAACGGAGTTGATCCTCAGGAAGACCAACGCAGCGTGGAAAACGATTCTCGTCAAACGGTTTTGTTGATCAGTAGTGACAACAAAACGCCGACCTCGAGCCAGCCTAAGTCACATAATGATAAAGTCCCCATCCTCATCTGCCCAGTATGTCAGCTGTCCCAGGATAGTGATGACCTCACTATCTTCAACCACCACGTCGACCTTTGTCTGAACCAGGAGGTCCTCCATGAGCTGGGCGGGCAGATATTGTCTCCCATAAATCCACCTTCAGTTATAAATAGCAAGGCCTtag ACAGAAGCCGTCTCCTGCCAACGCAAGCAAGTAAAGGCAAAACCAAAAG ACGGGACTcgccttcctctcctccttctaAGAAGGCTAAAGGCCTCGGTCCTCGCAACACCATCGACAAGTTCTTCAGGTGA